One region of Chryseobacterium sp. SORGH_AS_0447 genomic DNA includes:
- the rplD gene encoding 50S ribosomal protein L4 — protein sequence MELVVLNTSGKETGRKVTLDETVFGIEPNQHAVYLEVKQYLAAQRQGTHKAKERSEITASTKKLKKQKGSGSARYGDIKSPTFRGGGRVFGPKPRDYRFKLNKALKRLAKKSVLSQKLRDNSIKVLEDMSLNAPKTKDFITLLDALTLNGKKSLFILPEANKNVYLSSRNLPKTKVMNFNEVSSYDLVNAGEIVFFEGAVEKFQENLKK from the coding sequence ACGAAACAGTATTCGGAATTGAGCCAAATCAGCACGCGGTTTACTTAGAAGTTAAACAGTACCTTGCCGCACAGAGACAAGGAACTCATAAAGCAAAAGAAAGAAGCGAAATTACTGCTTCTACCAAAAAGCTTAAGAAGCAGAAAGGATCTGGTTCTGCAAGATACGGGGATATTAAATCTCCAACTTTCAGAGGTGGGGGTAGAGTATTCGGTCCTAAACCAAGAGACTACAGATTCAAATTGAACAAAGCGCTTAAGAGATTGGCTAAAAAATCTGTTTTATCTCAGAAATTAAGAGACAACAGCATTAAAGTTTTAGAAGATATGAGCTTAAATGCTCCTAAAACTAAAGATTTCATTACTTTATTAGATGCATTAACATTAAACGGTAAAAAATCTTTGTTCATTCTTCCTGAAGCTAACAAGAATGTGTATTTATCTTCAAGAAACTTACCTAAAACCAAAGTAATGAACTTCAACGAAGTAAGCTCTTACGATTTGGTAAATGCAGGTGAGATCGTATTCTTCGAAGGTGCAGTTGAAAAATTCCAGGAAAATTTAAAGAAATAA
- the rplW gene encoding 50S ribosomal protein L23, translating into MSIIIKPVISEKANYLTDLRGSYSFLVDTKANKIQIKKAVEAAYGVKVADVNTMIYAPKVSSKYTKKGLQVGKTNKLKKAVIKLAEGEVIDIFAVN; encoded by the coding sequence ATGTCTATTATTATTAAACCAGTTATCTCAGAAAAGGCTAATTACCTTACGGATTTAAGAGGTTCTTATTCTTTCTTGGTAGATACCAAAGCGAATAAAATCCAGATTAAAAAGGCTGTGGAAGCAGCTTACGGTGTAAAAGTAGCAGACGTTAACACAATGATTTATGCTCCGAAGGTTTCTTCGAAATACACTAAAAAAGGTCTTCAGGTTGGAAAGACAAACAAATTGAAAAAAGCGGTAATCAAACTTGCTGAAGGTGAGGTTATCGATATTTTTGCTGTAAATTAA